One segment of Oscillospiraceae bacterium MB08-C2-2 DNA contains the following:
- a CDS encoding LacI family DNA-binding transcriptional regulator codes for MATIADVAKKAGVSVATVSRVLNKQSTVSGKTVSRVKAAIEELSYEPNMLARNFRRSESRVILILAPNITNPYYAHILSGIGAKARSLGYSALICTTEEDKAREAEYLDMLAKNRADGAILLATENDEDYFREIVSQYSLVQCSEPFTHLETAHVSIDNYKAARHVVRHLLDTGHQRIATISSVNNYTSTGQRLMGYKDELLEAGLAAEPEMIVYGSRDYSFASGYEAAKKLLQQRPRPSAIFCISDMLALGAVHAAKDMGLLVPGELSVIGFDDVEYATTFSPALSTVAQPCYQLGECSMELLFSLMNGGDVSKKQMVLDFNLIIRDSSAPLHAGL; via the coding sequence ATGGCCACTATAGCGGATGTTGCAAAAAAAGCCGGTGTATCGGTCGCCACGGTATCCAGAGTGCTCAACAAACAATCCACAGTGTCGGGCAAAACAGTTTCGCGGGTGAAGGCTGCCATTGAGGAGCTCAGCTATGAGCCAAACATGCTGGCAAGGAATTTCAGGCGAAGCGAAAGCCGGGTTATTCTGATTCTGGCGCCCAACATCACCAACCCCTACTATGCGCACATCCTCTCGGGCATCGGCGCAAAGGCACGAAGCCTTGGCTACAGTGCTCTCATTTGCACAACCGAAGAGGATAAAGCCCGAGAGGCCGAATACCTGGATATGTTGGCCAAAAATAGGGCGGATGGTGCAATTCTGCTGGCTACAGAAAACGACGAGGATTACTTCCGGGAGATCGTTTCTCAATACTCGCTGGTGCAGTGCTCGGAGCCTTTTACTCACTTAGAAACCGCTCATGTTTCCATCGATAATTACAAAGCCGCCCGCCATGTGGTGCGGCATTTGCTGGATACGGGGCACCAGCGGATTGCCACCATCAGCAGTGTGAACAACTATACCTCCACCGGCCAGCGCCTCATGGGTTACAAGGATGAGCTTCTGGAAGCAGGCCTTGCGGCAGAGCCGGAGATGATTGTTTACGGCAGCCGGGATTATAGCTTTGCCAGCGGCTACGAGGCGGCAAAAAAACTTTTGCAGCAAAGGCCCAGGCCCTCCGCCATTTTCTGTATATCGGATATGTTGGCGCTGGGGGCTGTGCATGCGGCAAAGGATATGGGGCTTTTGGTTCCGGGAGAGCTTTCGGTCATCGGCTTTGATGATGTTGAATACGCCACCACCTTTTCGCCTGCTCTTTCCACGGTAGCCCAGCCCTGTTATCAGCTTGGGGAATGCTCTATGGAGCTGCTTTTCTCTCTGATGAATGGTGGGGATGTGAGCAAAAAGCAAATGGTTTTGGATTTCAATCTTATTATTCGGGATTCATCGGCTCCGCTTCATGCGGGGCTATGA
- a CDS encoding substrate-binding domain-containing protein, with amino-acid sequence MKTRKLLCAAVALMLVMGALTGCGGTQAPAGSAASAAPSAAAPASSDSKEAPTENIRIGVIMPSATHGFTGESIQHAEAEIKKLAEERGFEYKFLTAEEASGQVTHVETLLTWEPQAIVMWPIEGDALRSAAQSILDANIKLVIYDRLIEGFTPTAEIMGDNETIGKMTGEYFNKFFADDLAAGKKISYLEFMGDSSTVPKQRSDGFKSTINEAFVVANEPYSTGWQRQTAMEQMENWLNTSDAAKIEELRAIFTHDDEVVLGVLDALKNYSGPAKLSVKLLSGVGGRKENIATFADPGVEGLKQVTYMFSPSMIRNAVQMGVNAAYGEQYNGKDIGGLVLIDTVEIDESNLAEYEASDLFKERYSI; translated from the coding sequence ATGAAAACAAGAAAGCTTTTATGTGCAGCTGTTGCCCTGATGCTTGTAATGGGTGCCTTGACAGGCTGTGGAGGCACACAGGCTCCGGCCGGCAGTGCCGCTTCGGCAGCACCCAGCGCAGCAGCGCCAGCATCATCTGACTCAAAGGAAGCACCTACCGAAAATATTCGTATCGGTGTTATCATGCCCTCCGCAACCCACGGCTTTACCGGTGAGAGCATTCAGCATGCCGAGGCCGAAATTAAAAAGCTGGCCGAAGAGCGTGGCTTTGAGTACAAATTCCTCACTGCTGAGGAAGCTTCCGGTCAGGTTACACATGTGGAAACTCTTTTGACTTGGGAACCCCAAGCCATTGTGATGTGGCCCATCGAGGGCGATGCCCTGCGCAGTGCCGCTCAATCCATTCTGGATGCCAACATCAAGCTCGTTATTTATGACCGGTTGATTGAAGGCTTTACCCCGACTGCCGAAATCATGGGTGATAACGAAACCATCGGCAAAATGACCGGCGAATACTTCAATAAATTCTTTGCAGATGATCTCGCCGCAGGCAAGAAGATCAGTTATCTGGAATTCATGGGCGATTCCTCCACTGTTCCGAAACAGCGTTCCGATGGCTTTAAATCCACCATTAACGAGGCCTTTGTTGTGGCCAATGAGCCTTACAGCACCGGCTGGCAGCGCCAGACCGCCATGGAGCAGATGGAAAACTGGCTCAACACCAGTGATGCCGCCAAGATCGAAGAATTGAGGGCTATCTTTACGCATGACGATGAAGTGGTTCTCGGTGTTCTGGATGCACTGAAAAACTACAGCGGTCCTGCCAAGCTCAGTGTCAAGCTCCTTTCCGGCGTGGGCGGGCGTAAAGAAAACATTGCCACCTTTGCTGACCCCGGTGTGGAAGGTCTCAAGCAGGTTACTTATATGTTCAGCCCTTCTATGATTCGCAATGCTGTTCAAATGGGTGTTAACGCCGCTTATGGTGAGCAGTATAACGGCAAGGATATTGGTGGGCTGGTTCTGATTGATACTGTGGAAATTGATGAAAGCAATCTGGCCGAATACGAGGCCTCCGACCTGTTTAAAGAGCGCTACAGCATCTAA
- a CDS encoding sugar ABC transporter ATP-binding protein has product MLVEMKNISMDFGPVRALNNVSFTVGPSEIHGLLGENGAGKSTLMNILAGSFLPSEGEIWIDGRGVVMDGAKTANHNGIRFIHQELNLCNDLTVFENLFLTEEIKTKLGFLDRKAMIERTASVFQRMKVSIDPTALVADLEASKKQMAEIAKALLFDCKLIIMDEPTTSLTSSEIEVLFEIMNQLKAEGVSFIYISHKMPEIFEVCDRYTVLRDGTFIQSGQLAEMDEHRITELLIGKSLVDADLKEAAGTAVAEEVVLSLEGLSGSGFSDIDLELHRGEVVAITGLQGSGSSQLVDALFGAAPIKSGRILLDGKPVNARSNIRSRMRGGLALVPRNRKERGILTDLSIYDNLSMGFFNTKHKRPFISKKEETQRFSRQKEALAIKTDHPSNPITSLSGGNQQKVILARWLETDADVFLLDNPTQGIDVGSKHEIYKLILSLAKQGKALIVFTKEFPELYKVADRCVVLYKGKINARLERDELDESTVMYYSTGSNLEVTR; this is encoded by the coding sequence ATGCTGGTAGAAATGAAAAACATTTCCATGGATTTTGGGCCTGTGCGTGCACTCAATAACGTCAGCTTTACTGTTGGCCCTTCTGAAATACACGGGCTCTTGGGTGAGAACGGTGCGGGAAAATCCACCCTGATGAACATTCTGGCCGGATCTTTCTTGCCCAGTGAGGGGGAAATCTGGATAGATGGCCGCGGGGTTGTGATGGATGGGGCAAAAACAGCCAACCACAACGGCATACGGTTTATCCATCAGGAGCTAAACCTGTGCAACGACTTGACTGTTTTTGAAAACCTGTTTTTGACTGAGGAAATCAAAACAAAGCTTGGCTTTTTGGATAGAAAAGCCATGATCGAAAGAACCGCCTCGGTGTTCCAGCGAATGAAGGTCAGCATTGATCCCACGGCGCTGGTGGCCGATTTGGAAGCCTCCAAAAAGCAGATGGCGGAAATCGCCAAGGCCCTGCTCTTTGACTGCAAGCTTATTATTATGGATGAACCCACCACCAGCCTCACCAGCAGTGAGATTGAGGTTTTGTTTGAGATTATGAACCAGCTCAAGGCGGAGGGTGTCAGCTTTATTTACATATCCCACAAAATGCCGGAAATTTTTGAAGTTTGTGATCGCTACACTGTTCTGCGGGATGGTACCTTTATCCAGAGCGGCCAGCTGGCTGAAATGGATGAGCACCGGATCACCGAGCTGCTCATCGGTAAATCCTTGGTGGATGCCGACCTAAAAGAGGCGGCAGGCACCGCCGTTGCCGAAGAGGTGGTGCTCTCCCTGGAGGGGCTCAGCGGCAGTGGCTTTTCGGATATAGATTTGGAGCTGCATCGAGGCGAGGTTGTAGCGATAACTGGCTTGCAAGGCTCGGGCAGCAGCCAGCTTGTGGATGCCCTGTTTGGGGCCGCTCCCATTAAAAGCGGGCGCATCCTGCTGGATGGTAAGCCGGTCAATGCCCGCTCCAACATTCGCAGCCGTATGCGGGGCGGTTTAGCTCTTGTACCCCGCAACCGAAAAGAACGGGGAATCCTCACCGATCTTTCTATTTACGATAACCTTTCCATGGGCTTTTTCAACACCAAGCACAAGCGCCCTTTCATCAGCAAAAAAGAAGAAACACAGCGCTTTTCCCGCCAAAAAGAAGCCCTTGCCATCAAGACCGATCACCCCTCCAACCCCATCACCTCCCTTTCCGGGGGCAACCAGCAAAAGGTGATTCTGGCCCGCTGGCTGGAAACGGACGCCGATGTTTTCCTGCTGGATAACCCCACACAGGGAATCGATGTGGGCAGCAAGCACGAAATCTATAAGCTGATTCTTTCGTTGGCAAAGCAGGGCAAAGCGCTGATCGTGTTCACCAAGGAATTCCCGGAGCTTTATAAGGTAGCCGATCGGTGTGTGGTGCTCTATAAGGGGAAAATCAACGCCCGGCTGGAACGGGATGAGCTGGATGAATCCACCGTGATGTATTATTCCACAGGCTCGAATCTGGAGGTAACGAGATGA
- a CDS encoding ABC transporter permease, translating to MNGLKLGGSKKMALRSFMTNYNFVVSFVLLLIAAVAVNPSFLRWNNISNLFVQGTIVGIVAMGMSMIVSAGMIDISVGAQVALISGLGVLVLNQTGSVFVMLLFCCALGGLIGLFNGLLVAKGKMAPMIATLAMQSICRSIITQLGQGGPFTVSNENYESFRLIAASGFQLTEKVRLPYMMIIFCIVSFGFAVTMDRTKFGKHVYAVGSNETAAWLAGINVHRIKIAVFVITGLMSGVASLLYASRLTAIQASNAGLNFEMDAIAAVAIGGTAMSGGRGKIMGTFLGILMFRMINNILTMANVPPFLSGLVSGIIIIVAVLMQNFQNKKR from the coding sequence ATGAACGGACTAAAATTGGGCGGTTCCAAAAAAATGGCCCTGCGCAGCTTTATGACCAACTATAACTTTGTGGTATCCTTTGTGCTGCTTCTCATTGCGGCTGTGGCGGTCAATCCCTCCTTCCTGCGGTGGAACAACATCTCCAACCTGTTTGTGCAGGGCACCATTGTGGGTATTGTAGCTATGGGAATGAGCATGATTGTTTCTGCCGGCATGATCGATATTTCGGTGGGTGCGCAGGTGGCTTTGATTTCCGGCCTTGGGGTGCTGGTGCTCAACCAGACCGGCAGTGTTTTTGTCATGCTGCTGTTCTGCTGTGCCCTTGGCGGTTTAATCGGATTGTTTAACGGCCTGTTGGTGGCCAAAGGCAAAATGGCCCCCATGATTGCCACGCTGGCCATGCAGTCCATCTGCCGTTCCATTATCACCCAGCTGGGGCAGGGTGGGCCTTTCACCGTTTCCAACGAAAATTACGAAAGCTTTCGCCTCATTGCCGCCAGCGGCTTTCAACTTACCGAAAAGGTTCGCCTGCCCTATATGATGATTATTTTCTGCATCGTTTCCTTTGGTTTTGCAGTAACTATGGACCGCACCAAGTTTGGCAAGCATGTCTATGCTGTGGGCAGCAACGAAACCGCCGCATGGCTGGCCGGCATTAATGTGCACCGCATCAAAATTGCCGTGTTTGTGATCACCGGGCTTATGAGCGGTGTGGCTTCTCTGCTGTATGCCTCCCGCCTTACTGCTATTCAGGCCTCCAATGCGGGGCTTAACTTTGAGATGGATGCCATTGCGGCCGTTGCCATCGGCGGCACCGCCATGAGCGGAGGCCGGGGCAAAATTATGGGCACCTTCCTGGGTATCCTCATGTTCCGCATGATCAACAACATTTTGACCATGGCCAATGTACCGCCCTTCCTCAGCGGTCTTGTCAGCGGCATTATCATCATTGTGGCGGTGCTCATGCAAAACTTCCAAAATAAAAAAAGATAA
- a CDS encoding Gfo/Idh/MocA family oxidoreductase, with protein MLKIGIIGCGKITEVRHAPEYHENPACSLTAYYDADPARSQTMAALYGGKACSSVEELLAENLDAVSVCVANKDHAAVSIAALEAGFHVLCEKPMASTLEECLAMNAAAQKAGKLLMIGHNQRYARAHVKARELIARGEIGEILSFATTFGHSGPEGWTGLRNSWFFDKSRASFGSMADLGVHKTDLLHYLCGQRIVEVTATLQTLHKTFPDGSPITVDDNAVCLYKMENGAVGTMRVSWTFYGEEDNSTRIYGTGGCIRLYDHPRYALIVEKPQGENTYYELDKMTSNEEQTTGRRTSTGVIDAFVDSIQNGTPTVASGEEALKAMRVIFAAEESARTGNTIQVSED; from the coding sequence ATGCTGAAAATTGGTATCATCGGCTGCGGCAAGATCACAGAGGTACGCCATGCCCCGGAATACCACGAGAACCCGGCATGCAGCCTGACTGCCTACTACGATGCCGACCCGGCTCGCTCCCAGACTATGGCGGCTCTTTACGGCGGCAAGGCCTGCTCTTCGGTGGAGGAACTGCTGGCCGAAAATCTGGATGCAGTCAGCGTCTGTGTAGCCAATAAGGATCACGCCGCCGTTTCGATAGCGGCTTTGGAAGCAGGCTTCCATGTGCTGTGCGAGAAGCCGATGGCTTCCACCTTAGAGGAGTGCTTGGCCATGAACGCCGCCGCCCAAAAAGCGGGAAAGCTGCTGATGATTGGACACAACCAGCGGTATGCCAGAGCCCATGTCAAGGCAAGGGAGCTGATTGCCCGGGGTGAGATCGGGGAGATTTTAAGCTTTGCCACCACCTTTGGCCATTCGGGGCCAGAGGGCTGGACCGGGCTGCGCAACTCTTGGTTTTTTGATAAAAGCAGGGCCAGCTTTGGCTCTATGGCGGATTTGGGTGTACATAAAACCGACCTGCTCCATTACCTGTGCGGCCAGCGGATTGTGGAGGTTACCGCTACTTTGCAAACCTTGCACAAGACCTTCCCGGATGGTTCTCCCATCACGGTGGATGACAACGCTGTCTGCCTGTATAAAATGGAAAACGGCGCAGTGGGTACCATGCGGGTCAGCTGGACCTTTTATGGCGAAGAGGATAATTCCACCCGCATTTACGGAACGGGGGGCTGTATCCGTCTCTACGATCACCCCCGGTATGCGCTCATTGTGGAGAAGCCCCAAGGGGAAAATACCTATTATGAGCTGGATAAAATGACCAGCAACGAGGAGCAGACCACCGGCCGCCGCACCAGCACCGGTGTGATCGACGCTTTTGTGGATAGCATTCAAAACGGAACCCCTACCGTGGCCTCAGGGGAGGAAGCCCTCAAAGCCATGCGGGTGATCTTTGCGGCGGAAGAATCGGCCAGAACCGGAAATACCATTCAGGTCTCGGAGGACTGA
- a CDS encoding sugar phosphate isomerase/epimerase — protein sequence MARPITLLTAQYGDLSLEEVCRLAGSIGYEGLELPTQCHIDVHKVVEEPGYAQRLKGTLSEYNLSVWAISAHLAGQCVGDNWDQRLDTFAPSRLSGNPEGIRKWAVEEMKTTARAAQALGVKVITGFLGSTIWGYWYSFPPTTKEMVDEGFRRIKELWSPIFDVFDECGVKFALEVHPTEIAFDYYSTQRLLEEFEYRPTLGINFDPSHLVWQGVNPTTYLRDFQSRIYHVHMKDVKLSRDGRGGILGSHLDFGDTRRGWNFVSLGHGDVDFDGIIRELNQMGYDGPLSVEWEDSGMERNFGATEAFEFVKKINFSPSDVSFDASMKMK from the coding sequence ATGGCAAGACCCATAACGTTGCTGACCGCCCAGTATGGTGATCTTTCCCTGGAGGAGGTTTGCCGTCTGGCCGGCTCCATCGGATACGAAGGGCTGGAGCTGCCTACCCAATGCCACATTGATGTTCACAAGGTGGTGGAGGAGCCGGGCTATGCCCAAAGACTCAAGGGAACACTGTCCGAATATAACCTTTCTGTCTGGGCGATTTCCGCCCATTTGGCGGGGCAGTGCGTGGGGGATAACTGGGATCAGCGGCTGGATACCTTTGCCCCCTCCCGGCTGTCCGGTAACCCGGAGGGTATCCGAAAGTGGGCTGTAGAAGAAATGAAAACCACTGCCCGGGCCGCACAGGCTCTGGGAGTAAAAGTGATTACCGGCTTTTTAGGCTCCACCATCTGGGGTTATTGGTATTCCTTCCCGCCCACCACTAAGGAAATGGTGGATGAAGGTTTTCGCAGAATCAAGGAGCTTTGGTCACCCATTTTTGATGTATTCGATGAATGCGGTGTCAAGTTTGCACTGGAGGTGCATCCCACCGAGATTGCCTTTGATTATTATAGTACCCAGCGCCTACTGGAAGAGTTTGAATACCGCCCCACGCTGGGCATCAACTTTGACCCTAGCCATCTGGTCTGGCAGGGGGTGAACCCAACCACCTATCTGCGGGATTTTCAGAGCCGTATTTACCATGTCCACATGAAGGATGTGAAGCTGAGCCGGGATGGCAGAGGCGGTATTTTAGGCTCTCATTTGGATTTTGGAGACACCCGCCGGGGCTGGAATTTTGTTTCGCTGGGTCACGGGGATGTGGATTTTGATGGAATTATCCGGGAGCTGAACCAGATGGGCTACGATGGCCCCCTTTCGGTGGAGTGGGAGGATTCCGGTATGGAGCGCAACTTCGGGGCGACCGAGGCCTTTGAATTTGTAAAGAAAATCAACTTTTCTCCCTCAGATGTAAGCTTCGATGCCTCCATGAAAATGAAATAG
- the tnpA gene encoding IS200/IS605 family transposase translates to MKDINSLEHTKWRCQYHVVFAPKYRRQVIYREIKADIGFILRKLCDQKGVEIIEANACPDHIHMLISIPPKFSVSQIMGYLKGKSSLMIFDRHANLKYKYGNRHFWARGYYVDTVGRNKKQIQEYIKKQLEEDELSDQMSLKEYTDPFTGSKNTKA, encoded by the coding sequence ATGAAAGACATAAACAGTTTAGAACATACCAAGTGGAGATGTCAATACCACGTAGTATTTGCACCAAAATACAGGAGACAAGTAATATATCGGGAAATTAAAGCAGACATAGGGTTTATCCTAAGGAAATTGTGTGATCAAAAAGGGGTAGAAATTATAGAAGCGAACGCATGCCCAGATCACATCCATATGCTAATCAGTATACCACCAAAGTTTAGTGTATCGCAGATAATGGGGTATCTAAAAGGGAAGAGCAGCTTAATGATATTCGACCGTCATGCAAATTTGAAGTACAAATATGGAAATAGGCATTTCTGGGCAAGAGGGTATTATGTGGATACAGTAGGGCGGAATAAAAAGCAGATACAGGAGTATATCAAAAAGCAATTGGAGGAAGATGAGCTATCCGATCAGATGAGTCTCAAGGAGTACACTGACCCGTTTACGGGTAGCAAGAACACCAAGGCATAA
- a CDS encoding dihydrodipicolinate synthase family protein — protein sequence MCCLKQSMDALELLRAGCVIPAVPLALDKNRSWDQKRQRALLRYYLESGAGGLAVAVHTTQFEIRKPEYGLYQPLLQLAAEETEAYIRTSSRPVVKVAGVCGPVEQAVAEATLAKKLGYHAVLLSPGGLSAYDDRYLLERARKVAAILPVIGFYLQTSCGGRRLSYDFWREFCAIENMVALKSAPFDRYQTLDMVRAAATSPRADQITLYTGNDDNIVADLMTTFCFEESGITYRKGFEGGLLGHWAVWTQKAVELLENIRQYRKEGQFTPELMTLAAQITDANAAFFDPSHGFAGCIAGVHEVLHRQGLLEGIWCLNPEETLSPGQKEEIDRVYAMYPHLNDDAFVTANLERWLKD from the coding sequence GTGTGTTGCTTGAAACAATCAATGGACGCTCTGGAGCTTTTGCGGGCCGGCTGTGTGATTCCGGCCGTGCCGCTGGCTTTGGACAAAAACAGAAGCTGGGATCAGAAAAGACAGCGTGCCCTGCTCCGCTATTATTTGGAGTCCGGTGCAGGCGGTTTGGCCGTGGCGGTTCACACCACCCAGTTTGAAATCCGCAAGCCGGAATATGGCCTTTATCAGCCTTTGCTGCAGTTGGCCGCTGAAGAAACAGAGGCTTATATCCGCACAAGCAGCCGGCCAGTGGTCAAGGTAGCCGGTGTCTGCGGGCCGGTGGAGCAAGCGGTAGCGGAGGCCACCCTAGCCAAAAAGCTGGGCTATCATGCTGTTTTGCTCAGCCCGGGTGGACTGTCTGCATACGATGACCGCTACCTGCTGGAAAGGGCCCGGAAAGTGGCTGCCATTTTGCCGGTTATTGGGTTTTATTTGCAGACCAGCTGCGGAGGGCGGCGGCTTTCCTATGATTTCTGGCGGGAATTCTGCGCCATCGAAAATATGGTGGCACTGAAATCCGCCCCCTTTGACCGATACCAGACACTGGATATGGTTCGTGCCGCTGCAACCTCGCCCCGTGCCGATCAAATCACCCTCTATACCGGCAACGACGACAACATTGTGGCCGACTTAATGACCACCTTCTGCTTTGAGGAAAGTGGCATAACTTACCGGAAAGGCTTTGAAGGCGGCCTGCTGGGGCACTGGGCTGTCTGGACACAAAAAGCGGTGGAGCTGCTGGAAAATATTCGCCAGTATCGGAAAGAGGGGCAGTTCACTCCCGAGCTGATGACCTTAGCCGCCCAGATTACCGATGCCAACGCTGCTTTTTTTGATCCATCCCACGGCTTTGCCGGATGCATCGCCGGGGTTCACGAGGTGCTGCACCGTCAGGGTCTGCTGGAAGGCATCTGGTGCCTAAACCCGGAGGAAACTCTTTCCCCCGGCCAGAAAGAAGAAATTGACCGTGTTTATGCCATGTATCCACATCTCAATGACGATGCATTTGTCACAGCCAATTTAGAGCGCTGGCTGAAAGACTAA
- a CDS encoding LacI family DNA-binding transcriptional regulator, with the protein MGKVTINDVAKMAGASRATVSRVLSNPDYPVARETREKVLHAVQELGYMPNMVANSTQKASMMDIGVIVPNITNQFYALTILGIEKEFRKQGYNILLCNSFRDPQQERKLLQSLYNKKAQGVIISSVAKEGGNVIEFSKKGMQFILLDQKIEELECNHISFEYEEGAHKAMEYLHEMGHRQVCLATTPLTRWSRQEIYSGFRRAISEAGIAFEENMLLVADQENESDEEGIYENRSGQLLARKFLQGQNKATAVLCVNDMVAFGFIQELHAHGVRVPEDISVVGFDDIPFASMFSPALTTVHCPTVETGSLAAQLMIQKLEGKIPFGFGVKLEARLVQRSSVMQR; encoded by the coding sequence ATGGGAAAAGTAACGATCAATGATGTTGCAAAAATGGCGGGAGCATCCAGGGCTACAGTATCCAGGGTTCTCAGCAACCCGGATTATCCGGTCGCCAGAGAAACAAGGGAAAAGGTTCTCCATGCTGTGCAGGAGCTTGGCTATATGCCCAACATGGTGGCCAACAGCACACAAAAGGCTTCGATGATGGATATCGGGGTGATTGTTCCCAATATAACCAACCAGTTTTATGCACTCACGATTCTGGGCATTGAAAAAGAGTTTCGCAAGCAGGGCTATAACATTCTGCTGTGCAATTCCTTTCGTGATCCCCAGCAGGAGCGCAAGCTGCTCCAATCCCTTTACAACAAAAAAGCGCAGGGGGTAATTATTTCCTCCGTTGCCAAGGAAGGGGGCAATGTGATTGAATTCAGCAAAAAAGGCATGCAGTTTATCCTGCTGGATCAAAAAATTGAAGAGCTTGAATGCAACCACATTTCCTTCGAGTATGAAGAAGGCGCTCATAAAGCCATGGAGTATCTCCATGAAATGGGCCACCGGCAGGTATGCTTGGCAACAACACCCCTGACCCGATGGAGCCGGCAGGAAATTTACTCCGGGTTTCGGCGGGCCATTTCCGAAGCGGGCATTGCCTTTGAGGAAAACATGCTGCTGGTAGCGGATCAGGAAAATGAATCCGACGAAGAGGGTATCTACGAAAACCGCTCGGGGCAGCTTTTGGCCAGAAAGTTTTTGCAGGGTCAGAATAAAGCCACAGCGGTGCTTTGTGTCAACGATATGGTGGCTTTCGGCTTCATACAGGAGCTGCATGCCCATGGCGTGCGGGTGCCGGAGGATATTTCGGTGGTGGGCTTTGATGATATTCCCTTTGCTTCGATGTTTTCACCGGCGCTGACCACTGTACATTGCCCCACTGTGGAAACCGGAAGCCTTGCCGCACAGCTCATGATTCAAAAGCTGGAGGGTAAAATCCCCTTTGGATTTGGGGTTAAGCTGGAAGCGCGGCTGGTTCAGCGCAGCTCTGTTATGCAGCGCTAA
- a CDS encoding ABC transporter substrate-binding protein: protein MKKKILVLALSLLITLAACGQTPGSGSSAAPAEASQPASSSEQVAGDFDGEIVIGSILDTSGNMAVAGQATVWGADYAVNEINENGGIGGKKLRIVHYDVKGDPNEAINAYNRLVDQDKAVAVVGPGLSNIGIALAPIAEQKKVPIVSHFMDERATTNEQTGEAWKYIFLAEPSCNQQAEAIASYTVEELKVKTAAVLYDSSNAYSVTHAIPFKEYCQANGVEIVAEESFGKDAKDYKAQISKIIAAKPEAVFVPAYVQQNALAYKQLRQLGYTGLVVGNNTYNQPFNTLIEGVSPEGLYFIFNVDYSSEYTKFLGDAYKAAKNGEEPQINVAFGYDNVKIIANALAMSQDTSDTEALADIIANKTVEVMTASGPITLDPKTHRPVGMGVYISQWDEKAESVNLLQYYMAK from the coding sequence TTGAAAAAGAAAATCTTAGTCCTTGCACTGTCCCTGCTTATCACATTGGCGGCTTGCGGCCAAACCCCGGGAAGCGGTTCCTCGGCAGCTCCTGCGGAGGCTTCTCAGCCTGCCAGTTCCAGTGAGCAGGTAGCCGGCGATTTTGACGGTGAAATTGTCATTGGCAGTATTTTGGATACCAGCGGCAACATGGCAGTAGCTGGCCAGGCCACTGTCTGGGGCGCCGATTATGCCGTAAACGAGATCAACGAAAACGGCGGCATTGGCGGCAAAAAGCTGCGGATTGTCCATTATGATGTCAAGGGCGACCCCAACGAGGCTATCAACGCTTATAACCGTTTGGTTGATCAGGATAAGGCTGTGGCCGTTGTTGGCCCCGGGCTGAGCAACATCGGTATCGCTCTGGCCCCCATCGCTGAACAAAAGAAGGTTCCCATTGTATCCCACTTCATGGATGAGCGTGCCACCACCAACGAGCAGACCGGCGAAGCATGGAAATATATTTTTCTGGCAGAGCCCAGCTGCAACCAGCAGGCCGAAGCCATTGCCTCTTATACAGTAGAAGAGCTGAAGGTTAAAACCGCTGCTGTGCTCTACGATAGCTCCAATGCTTATTCCGTTACCCATGCTATTCCGTTTAAAGAATACTGCCAGGCCAATGGTGTTGAGATTGTTGCTGAGGAGTCCTTTGGTAAGGACGCTAAGGATTACAAAGCTCAGATTTCCAAGATTATTGCTGCCAAGCCGGAAGCCGTTTTTGTTCCCGCTTATGTGCAGCAGAATGCTCTGGCCTACAAACAGCTCCGCCAGCTGGGATACACCGGCCTTGTAGTGGGCAACAATACTTATAACCAGCCCTTCAACACCCTGATTGAAGGTGTATCCCCTGAAGGCCTCTATTTCATCTTCAACGTGGATTACAGTTCCGAATACACCAAGTTCCTGGGCGATGCCTATAAAGCAGCCAAAAACGGTGAAGAACCCCAGATCAACGTTGCTTTTGGCTATGACAATGTAAAAATCATTGCCAATGCACTGGCTATGTCTCAGGATACCAGCGATACCGAAGCTTTGGCCGATATCATCGCAAACAAAACCGTTGAAGTCATGACCGCCTCCGGCCCCATCACGCTGGACCCCAAAACACACCGCCCTGTGGGCATGGGTGTTTATATCTCCCAGTGGGATGAAAAGGCAGAATCGGTTAACCTGCTCCAGTACTATATGGCTAAGTAG